Proteins found in one Aspergillus chevalieri M1 DNA, chromosome 2, nearly complete sequence genomic segment:
- the BET5 gene encoding TRAPP subunit BET5 (COG:U;~EggNog:ENOG410PNSF;~InterPro:IPR007233,IPR011012;~PFAM:PF04099;~go_component: GO:0030008 - TRAPP complex [Evidence IEA];~go_process: GO:0016192 - vesicle-mediated transport [Evidence IEA]): protein MVVYSFYIFDRHAECIYKRRWLPRPVSITSKSSRPTSDLSIQNNGGAPAVFGQTARTTDDDAKLIFGTVFSLRNMVRKLGGEDDNFVSYRTNQYKLHYFETPTNIKFVMLTDLKSPSMRLALEQIYINLYVEYVVKNPLSPVEHPGGVGVNNELFEESLEQFVTRVLT from the exons ATGGTGGTCTATTCATTCTACATTTTCGATCGTCACG CCGAGTGTATCTACAAACGACGCTGGCTCCCCCGTCCAGTCTCGATCACAAGCAAATCTTCCCGGCCAACGTCCGATCTCTCAATCCAGAACAATGGAGGAGCGCCAGCGGTGTTTGGACAAACTGCGCGGACAACGGATGACGATGCGAAGCTCATTTTCGGCACGGTCTTCTCCCTGCGGAACATGGTCCGCAAGCTAGGCGGAGAGGATGACAA TTTTGTGTCATACCGTACCAATCAATACAAGCTTCACTATTTCGAGACGCCGACGAATATCAAGTTCGTGATGCTCACGGATCTCAAGAGCCCAAGCATGCGACTTGCGCTGGAACAGATTTATATCAATCTCTATGTCGAATACG TGGTTAAGAATCCGTTGTCCCCGGTGGAACACCCTGGTGGTGTGGGAGTCAACAATGAGCTTTTCGAAGAGTCCTTGGAGCAGTTTGTG ACTCGAGTTCTGACATAG
- a CDS encoding putative calcium/calmodulin dependent protein kinase (COG:T;~EggNog:ENOG410PHIQ;~InterPro:IPR017441,IPR008271,IPR000719,IPR011009;~PFAM:PF07714,PF00069;~go_function: GO:0004672 - protein kinase activity [Evidence IEA];~go_function: GO:0005524 - ATP binding [Evidence IEA];~go_process: GO:0006468 - protein phosphorylation [Evidence IEA]), giving the protein MATENVDATLPDARSESPLVGNLNDRSAFQRSTPARYASTPSSHEGLPRHHRRNPMVRRPVKETLNARSEYTTSQDDGTAEHRINQYLIRQEIGRGSFGSVHLAADQYGNEYAVKEFSKSRLRRRAQSHLLRRPRGPQRSGSGFNSSAHRPLPGSGDESAGKAIDLIKAEIAIMKKLNHNNLVSLIEVLDDPKEDSLYMVMEMCKKGVVMRVSLEERADPYDDERCRCWFRDLILGIEYLHAQGIVHRDIKPDNCLVTTDDILKVVDFGVSEMFEKDSDMFTAKSAGSPAFLPPELCIAKHGDVSGKATDIWSMGVTLYCLRYGKLPFEKGSIFDLYEAIRNDEVVCEGETDDNLKDLMHRILEKDPAKRITMSELREHPWVTKNGLDPLLSESENTAEIIEPPTEEEMNSAITKTVGHILAVIKAVKKFKRLVDPNKEEPPMQSILGQEYEAHFVEPPMEMEPDESFELSNSMSITSKSQSLDTYDRDASERDNVLQGYHQQRGGPAARFFPRRIDSGSVHSSGFRADFMDDLQGAWSPRSGSPSIPPLSRTDSVATKRSIEGTRGHARDPLEEEFPYLFIGPSTYTGSSHNDTDGSQPATIFEEPESANLEDTPMTEVEDVPIVSESPGAAEFDIYENAYREEIERICKRSVPRRGTAPKMYLTRRVDGKDDVMRLVQDHEGSFEPNQRDQQSHSQTVPIGGKVAVTPSSSFSSAVGMIRTQLEGQRQQQQPQCESEPEPRSQVQEVPEPPTSETNDKKTPSSPPENPRAKLRCLLGRVRGS; this is encoded by the exons ATGGCAACCGAAAATGTGGACGCAACTCTGCCCGATGCTCGTTCGGAGTCTCCTCTCGTTGGTAACTTGAATGACCGTTCAGCCTTTCAGCGCTCAACGCCAGCTCGATATGC ATCGACCCCGTCATCACATGAAGGCCTACCGAGACACCACCGTCGCAATCCAATGGTTAGACGTCCGGTAAAG GAAACGCTCAACGCTCGTTCGGAGTATACCACCAGCCAGGATGACGGTACCGCTGAACATCGCATCAACCAGTACCTGATAAGACAGGAGATTGGTAGAGGCTCTTTTGGATCTGTACATCTAGCGGCGGATCAATATGGCAATGAATAT GCCGTCAAAGAGTTCTCGAAGTCACGACTTAGGAGGCGTGCTCAATCACACCTTCTTAGGAGACCTCGTGGCCCGCAACGCTCGGGGTCAGGCTTTAACTCCTCTGCACATCGCCCACTCCCGGGAAGCGGAGACGAATCTGCTGGAAAGGCCATCGATCTTATCAAAGCAGAGATTGCCATTATGAAAAAGCTGAATCACAACAATCTGGTATCTCTAATTGAGGTCTTGGATGACCCGAAAGAAGACTCATTATATATGGTCATGGAGATGTGCAAGAAAGGCGTGGTCATGAGAGTTAGTCTGGAGGAGAGAGCTGATCCATATGATGATGAACGCTGTCGCTGTTGGTTCCGCGACTTGATTCTGGGAATCGAGTATCTCCATGCGCAGGGCATTGTACACAGAGATATCAAACCGGACAACTGTCTCGTGACAACAGATGATATTCTCAAAGTTGTCGACTTTGGGGTGTCAGAGATGTTCGAGAAAGATTCAGACATGTTTACCGCAAAGTCTGCTGGCTCACCAGCATTCCTTCCGCCAGAGCTATGCATCGCGAAACACGGAGATGTTTCGGGCAAAGCGACAGACATATGGTCTATGGGTGTAACTTTGTACTGTCTTCGATATGGCAAGCTACCTTTTGAGAAGGGAAGCATTTTCGATCTCTACGAAGCCATCAGGAATGATGAAGTCGTGTGTGAAGGGGAGACAGATGATAACCTCAAAGATCTGATGCATCGGATATTGGAGAAGGATCCAGCAAAGAGAATCACAATGAGTGAGCTTCGG GAACATCCATGGGTGACGAAGAATGGCCTCGATCCCCTCTTGTCAGAGAGCGAGAATACGGCAGAAATAATCGAGCCTccgacagaagaagaaatgaacTCGGCCATCACGAAGACTGTGGGACATATCCTTGCTGTG ATCAAAGCAGTAAAGAAATTCAAGCGACTGGTAGATCCAAACAAAGAGGAACCTCCAATGCAGAGTATTTTGGGTCAAGAATACGAGGCGCATTTCGTCGAACCACCTATGGAGATGGAACCGGACGAGAGCTTCGAGTTAAGCAACAGCATGTCGATCACGAGCAAAAGCCAGAGCCTAGACACATACGATCGGGATGCTTCAGAGCGCGACAATGTATTGCAAGGATACCACCAGCAGCGTGGTGGACCAGCTGCAAGATTCTTTCCAAGAAGAATAGATTCCGGTTCAGTACACAGCTCAGGATTTCGGGCCGACTTTATGGATGACTTGCAGGGGGCTTGGTCGCCCCGATCGGGATCTCCTTCGATTCCCCCACTTTCACGAACAGACTCGGTCGCTACCAAGCGAAGCATAGAGGGAACACGCGGGCATGCACGAGATCCGCTGGAAGAAGAGTTCCCCTACCTCTTCATCGGCCCCTCAACATACACAGGGTCATCGCATAACGACACAGACGGCTCCCAGCCAGCCACCATCTTCGAAGAACCAGAATCCGCCAACCTTGAAGATACCCCCATGACCGAGGTAGAGGATGTCCCCATCGTCAGCGAATCTCCCGGCGCGGCCGAATTTGACATCTACGAAAACGCCTACCGTGAGGAAATCGAACGCATCTGCAAGCGCAGCGTTCCCCGCCGCGGCACCGCACCGAAGATGTACCTAACCCGCCGGGTAGATGGGAAAGACGATGTGATGAGATTGGTCCAAGACCACGAAGGCAGCTTTGAGCCGAACCAGCGAGACCAACAATCTCATTCGCAGACCGTCCCCATCGGCGGCAAAGTGGCGGTCACGCCTTCGTCTAGCTTCAGTTCTGCCGTGGGGATGATCAGGACGCAGCTGGAGGGACAGaggcaacagcagcaacctcAGTGCGAATCTGAACCAGAACCCCGGTCTCAGGTCCAAGAGGTGCCAGAACCTCCCACGTCAGAAACGAACGACAAGAAAACGCCATCGTCGCCACCTGAGAATCCCCGTGCTAAATTGCGGTGTCTCTTGGGACGTGTCAGAGGGAGTTAG
- a CDS encoding putative AT DNA binding protein (COG:S;~EggNog:ENOG410PST2) — MPPGRSLNSCQLAFGHMCQQHVQQPVLPPSAMIPATSQPQPPHPELTAPAVVRKRLCPGMERPIAPRPSTVPYDQGSSASITSPDVNEPPKKRGRPTKAEAERKRTEEERKRAAAEARGERYPLPKRRGSGKSKASTSTVPNSPAGSLGTIGTSFSPRTNARGLEESKPEPQVHQGPSAGQPSDRPTGFRRNEQRPRAMSDQILKPVSSATSRELPRPLEARQTLPSPQELQLGHPEPIQRFNPGHPPLEHFNPDRIPRVFDAPRPMLADSASNRRPEYRIIAPTPTLDPATEKASR; from the coding sequence ATGCCTCCAGGGAGGTCACTCAATTCATGCCAGCTGGCATTCGGTCACATGTGCCAGCAGCATGTCCAGCAGCCTGTTCTGCCGCCCTCAGCTATGATACCTGCTACTTCACAACCTCAGCCACCGCACCCTGAATTAACAGCACCAGCAGTCGTGCGGAAACGGCTATGTCCCGGAATGGAACGGCCAATTGCACCACGCCCCTCTACTGTGCCATATGACCAAGGAAGCAGCGCTTCAATTACGTCTCCAGACGTGAACGAGCCTCCAAAGAAACGAGGACGTCCAAccaaagcagaagcagaaagaaagagaacggAAGAGGAACGGAAAAGGGCAGCCGCAGAAGCCAGAGGGGAGAGGTATCCGCTGCCCAAGCGAAGAGGCTCGGGGAAGTCTAAagcttcaacttcaacagTCCCCAACAGTCCGGCCGGATCGCTCGGGACTATTGGAACCTCCTTCTCTCCGCGTACAAATGCCCGGGGTCTCGAGGAGTCCAAACCTGAACCTCAAGTCCACCAAGGGCCTTCCGCTGGACAACCGTCGGACCGGCCCACCGGCTTCAGAAGAAACGAACAAAGACCAAGGGCTATGAGCGATCAGATACTGAAACCAGTTAGCAGCGCTACCAGCAGGGAGCTTCCGCGACCGTTGGAAGCAAGGCAGACTCTCCCATCGCCCCAAGAATTACAGTTAGGACATCCGGAACCAATACAACGGTTTAATCCTGGCCATCCACCCCTTGAACATTTCAATCCTGACCGGATCCCGCGAGTATTCGATGCACCTCGACCTATGCTGGCAGATTCTGCCAGCAATAGGAGACCGGAGTATCGTATCATAGCGCCAACACCGACCTTGGATCCAGCAACTGAGAAAGCATCTCGATGA